A single Cnuibacter physcomitrellae DNA region contains:
- a CDS encoding ATP-binding protein: MRRRWSVATRLLVLQLAGVAVLAAGAVVFTVVGARSDAQQEAATRSVAVATSLAQNPLVVEAVSEPDPTATLQPYALDVMAASDVDFVTIMSTDGTRYTHRDPAQIGKHYLGTLAPALQGETVVETYTGTLGPSVRAVAPVRDAAGEIVALVASGVTISRVEGTLAARLPPLIGGVLGAALLVVLATVILGRYLGRVTDGRGPEEMARLFAYHESVLHSVREGLLLIDRRGRIALLNDQAAALLGVPADSAGERITDLPLEADLEAFLLAEPAAPADLAASEDDGDGPVTEEVHLHAGRVLVLTRRPATQPRRGRRPARLLGTVVTLRDRTEIERLSGELDATRTLSDALRSQTHEHSNRMHVVASLVELGRYDEAVAFAVDSTARSQHLADELFSGIEDAVVAALLLGKWTEARERGMEAEIDVSAGARWDPSLSEDLVVILGNLIDNSLDALARAPERRLVVRISGGDASDLELLVADTGTGVPADLGFGDLARRGFSTKDHGAFGRGVGLALVDDAVRRRGGTVRLTTGETGSGCVATVRIPSRSLAGERRPHRGSAS; the protein is encoded by the coding sequence ATGCGTCGACGATGGAGCGTCGCGACGCGCCTTCTGGTGCTGCAGCTGGCCGGCGTCGCCGTCCTCGCCGCGGGGGCCGTCGTGTTCACGGTGGTCGGCGCGCGCAGCGACGCCCAGCAGGAGGCCGCCACCCGTTCGGTCGCCGTGGCCACCTCGCTCGCGCAGAACCCGCTCGTCGTCGAGGCCGTGTCCGAGCCGGATCCGACCGCGACGCTCCAGCCCTACGCCCTCGACGTGATGGCCGCCTCCGACGTGGACTTCGTCACGATCATGTCCACCGACGGCACCCGCTACACCCATCGCGATCCCGCACAGATCGGCAAGCACTACCTCGGCACGCTGGCGCCCGCGCTCCAGGGCGAGACGGTGGTGGAGACCTACACCGGGACGCTCGGCCCGTCCGTCCGCGCCGTCGCACCCGTGCGGGATGCCGCGGGCGAGATCGTCGCCCTCGTCGCGTCGGGGGTGACGATCTCGCGTGTGGAGGGCACGCTCGCGGCGCGACTGCCTCCGCTCATCGGCGGAGTGCTGGGCGCGGCCCTCCTCGTGGTCCTCGCGACGGTGATCCTCGGCCGCTACCTCGGCCGGGTCACCGACGGCCGTGGCCCCGAGGAGATGGCGCGGCTCTTCGCCTATCACGAATCGGTGCTGCACTCCGTCCGCGAGGGCCTGCTCCTCATCGACAGGCGCGGTCGCATCGCGCTCCTCAACGACCAGGCGGCCGCGCTCCTCGGGGTGCCCGCGGACAGCGCGGGGGAACGGATCACCGACCTGCCGCTCGAGGCCGACCTCGAGGCGTTCCTCCTCGCCGAACCGGCCGCTCCCGCGGATCTCGCCGCCTCCGAGGACGACGGCGACGGGCCCGTGACGGAAGAGGTGCACCTCCATGCCGGACGCGTGCTGGTGCTGACCCGGCGCCCCGCCACGCAACCGCGGCGCGGCCGTCGTCCGGCGCGTCTCCTCGGCACCGTCGTGACGCTCCGCGACCGCACGGAGATCGAACGGCTGAGCGGCGAGCTCGACGCCACCCGCACGCTCTCGGACGCCCTGCGCTCGCAGACGCACGAGCACTCGAACCGGATGCACGTGGTCGCCTCCCTGGTGGAACTCGGCCGATACGACGAGGCCGTCGCCTTCGCCGTCGACAGCACCGCCCGCTCGCAGCATCTCGCCGACGAGCTCTTCTCGGGGATCGAGGACGCGGTCGTCGCCGCGCTGCTCCTCGGCAAGTGGACCGAGGCGAGGGAGCGCGGAATGGAGGCCGAGATCGACGTGAGCGCGGGCGCGCGATGGGATCCGAGCCTGTCGGAGGACCTCGTGGTCATCCTCGGCAATCTGATCGACAACTCCCTGGACGCACTGGCTCGGGCGCCGGAGCGCAGGCTCGTCGTGCGCATCTCCGGCGGAGACGCATCCGACCTCGAGCTCCTCGTCGCCGATACGGGGACCGGTGTGCCCGCCGACCTCGGCTTCGGCGATCTGGCCCGGCGCGGGTTCTCCACGAAGGACCACGGGGCCTTCGGCCGCGGGGTCGGTCTCGCCCTGGTCGACGACGCCGTGAGGCGGCGCGGCGGGACTGTGCGGCTCACCACGGGAGAGACCGGGTCCGGATGTGTGGCGACCGTCCGCATCCCCTCGCGATCCCTCGCCGGCGAACGGCGACCGCACCGGGGATCGGCGTCATGA
- a CDS encoding cation:dicarboxylate symporter family transporter → MAMTLRPHKRLDRTHYLYIAVIVAVAAGIAVGLLVPDFATGLKPIGDAFGKLIKMMIAPVIFCTIVLGVGSIAKAATVGKVGGLALGYFIAMSTFALAIGLVVGNLIHPGTGLDLSGTSYQATGEATETKDFLLGIIPVSLLSALTDGSILQTLFVALIVGFALQRMGAKGAPILNGIRMIQALVFRILAMIMWLAPVGAFGAIAAVVGSTGPQALIGLGALMIAFYVTCAVFIVVVLGGLLMLVTRVNIFSLMKYLAREYLLIVSTSSSEAALPRLIAKLEHLGASKPVVGITVPTGYSFNLDGTAIYLTMASLFIANAMGTPLSIGEQVSLLVFMVIASKGAAGVTGAGLATLAGGLQAHRPDLLDGVGLIVGIDRFMSEARALTNFTGNAVATLLVATWTRQLDVEQVRAVLSGARPFDEATMSADDHLGPDEAASLEKAPAGTTAADAADAAPAPALTSGRG, encoded by the coding sequence ATGGCAATGACGCTGAGACCGCACAAGCGACTCGACCGCACGCACTACCTCTACATCGCCGTCATCGTCGCCGTGGCGGCGGGCATCGCGGTCGGGCTGCTCGTGCCCGACTTCGCGACCGGGCTCAAGCCCATCGGCGACGCGTTCGGCAAGCTGATCAAGATGATGATCGCACCGGTCATCTTCTGCACGATCGTGCTGGGCGTGGGCTCGATCGCGAAGGCCGCCACGGTGGGGAAGGTCGGCGGGCTCGCGCTCGGCTACTTCATCGCCATGTCGACCTTCGCGCTCGCGATCGGGCTGGTGGTGGGCAACCTCATCCACCCCGGGACCGGGCTCGACCTCAGTGGTACCAGCTACCAGGCGACCGGTGAGGCGACCGAGACCAAGGACTTCCTGCTCGGGATCATCCCGGTGTCGCTGCTCTCGGCCCTCACCGACGGCTCGATCCTGCAGACGCTGTTCGTCGCCCTCATCGTCGGGTTCGCCCTCCAGCGGATGGGGGCGAAGGGTGCGCCGATCCTCAACGGGATCAGGATGATCCAGGCCCTGGTGTTCCGCATCCTGGCGATGATCATGTGGCTGGCGCCGGTGGGTGCCTTCGGCGCCATCGCGGCGGTCGTCGGATCGACCGGCCCGCAGGCCCTGATCGGACTGGGGGCCCTGATGATCGCGTTCTACGTCACCTGCGCGGTCTTCATCGTCGTCGTCCTCGGCGGACTGCTCATGCTCGTCACCCGGGTCAACATCTTCTCGCTCATGAAGTACCTGGCCCGCGAGTACCTGCTCATCGTCTCCACGTCGTCGTCCGAGGCGGCCCTGCCGCGGCTCATCGCGAAGCTCGAGCACCTCGGGGCCTCCAAGCCCGTGGTGGGCATCACGGTGCCCACCGGCTACTCCTTCAACCTCGACGGCACGGCCATCTACCTGACGATGGCGTCGCTGTTCATCGCGAACGCCATGGGGACGCCGCTCTCGATCGGCGAGCAGGTGTCGCTCCTGGTGTTCATGGTCATCGCCTCGAAGGGCGCGGCCGGAGTGACCGGGGCGGGACTGGCGACGCTCGCCGGCGGACTGCAGGCGCACCGGCCCGACCTGCTGGATGGCGTCGGCCTCATCGTCGGGATCGACCGGTTCATGTCGGAGGCGCGAGCACTGACGAACTTCACCGGCAACGCGGTGGCCACGCTGCTCGTCGCGACGTGGACCCGTCAGCTGGACGTCGAGCAGGTGCGCGCCGTGCTCTCCGGGGCCCGTCCGTTCGACGAGGCGACGATGAGCGCCGACGACCACCTCGGCCCGGACGAGGCGGCTTCGCTCGAGAAGGCCCCGGCAGGGACGACCGCGGCCGACGCGGCCGACGCCGCGCCCGCCCCCGCTCTCACCAGCGGTCGTGGATGA
- a CDS encoding aldo/keto reductase, translating into MEHRTLGRTGREVSVIGLGTWQLGADWGEVDEADALAVLDASAEAGVTLFDTADVYGDGRSETLIGTWRRANPGHPLTVATKMGRRLPQEPGNYTLENFRAWTDRSRRNLGMETLDLVQLHCPPTAVFHDDAVYDALDTLVDEGAIAAYGVSVEETAQALTAIARPGVATVQIILNAFRLKPLDEVLPAAEEAGVGIIARVPLASGLLSGKYTESTTFAADDHRTYNRSGEAFDVGETFSGVPFEEGVAAAREFAALVPEGVSPAQAALAWVAQLDGVSSVIPGARDPEQARANAAAGRVPDLGDGVREGVRRIYDERFRPLIHDRW; encoded by the coding sequence GTGGAGCACAGGACACTCGGGCGGACGGGACGCGAGGTCTCGGTCATCGGACTGGGCACGTGGCAGCTGGGCGCCGACTGGGGCGAGGTCGACGAGGCGGATGCGCTCGCGGTGCTCGACGCCTCGGCCGAGGCGGGCGTCACCCTGTTCGACACGGCCGACGTCTACGGTGACGGTCGCAGCGAGACCCTCATCGGCACCTGGCGTCGCGCCAACCCGGGGCATCCGCTCACCGTCGCCACGAAGATGGGCCGCCGCCTCCCGCAGGAGCCCGGCAACTACACGCTCGAGAACTTCCGGGCGTGGACCGACCGCTCGCGCCGCAACCTCGGCATGGAGACGCTCGACCTCGTGCAGCTCCACTGCCCGCCCACCGCCGTGTTCCACGACGACGCCGTCTACGACGCGCTCGACACCCTGGTCGACGAGGGCGCGATCGCCGCGTACGGGGTCAGCGTGGAGGAGACGGCGCAGGCGCTCACGGCGATCGCCCGGCCCGGGGTGGCCACCGTGCAGATCATCCTCAACGCCTTCCGCCTGAAGCCCCTCGACGAGGTGCTTCCCGCGGCGGAGGAGGCCGGGGTCGGGATCATCGCCCGGGTCCCGCTGGCCTCGGGGCTCCTCAGCGGCAAGTACACCGAGTCGACGACGTTCGCCGCCGACGACCACCGCACGTACAACCGCTCGGGTGAGGCGTTCGACGTCGGCGAGACCTTCTCCGGGGTGCCGTTCGAGGAGGGCGTCGCCGCGGCTCGGGAGTTCGCCGCGCTCGTGCCCGAGGGGGTCTCCCCCGCGCAGGCCGCCCTGGCGTGGGTCGCCCAGCTCGACGGCGTGAGCAGCGTGATCCCGGGTGCCCGCGACCCCGAGCAGGCGCGCGCGAACGCCGCCGCCGGTCGGGTGCCCGACCTCGGCGACGGCGTCCGCGAGGGTGTGCGGCGCATCTACGACGAGAGGTTCCGTCCGCTCATCCACGACCGCTGGTGA
- a CDS encoding GNAT family N-acetyltransferase, giving the protein MSTPLRDRVPFPAGGASLPTGPAGVRWRRLTAADAPEVYELRRRAGRVDHPNFVVSREEIESDLTRVELAPDRDTAGATDVAGRLVAYGLVVRPAESESLVKVLLDGHVDPDRRGEGIGRRLLDWQQARGLEILAEHEEPLPGWLLTQSDVGSAHVVDLLQRAGFEPRRYWLELRRDLAEPIPEAPLEAGLRIVDYSPAVAEPVRLAKNEAFRDHWGSQPMSADDWAARDELPIARHDLSFVVLDGDEVAGFLLTTVNAEESEQLGFPFGYVELVGTRAAYRGRGVARALLVHALAAFREAGLEQAVLDVDSESPTGAVGLYASVGFREANRSLSLVREW; this is encoded by the coding sequence ATGAGCACGCCTCTCCGCGACCGCGTCCCGTTTCCCGCCGGTGGCGCATCGCTGCCGACCGGGCCGGCGGGTGTCCGGTGGCGACGCCTGACGGCGGCCGACGCTCCCGAGGTGTACGAGCTGCGGCGCCGGGCAGGGCGGGTCGACCATCCGAACTTCGTCGTCTCGCGGGAGGAGATCGAGAGCGACCTCACGCGCGTCGAGCTCGCTCCCGACCGCGACACGGCGGGAGCGACGGATGTCGCGGGCAGGCTCGTCGCCTACGGCCTCGTCGTGCGCCCCGCCGAGTCGGAGTCGCTCGTGAAGGTCCTCCTCGACGGGCACGTCGACCCCGACCGTCGGGGCGAGGGCATCGGTCGGCGGCTGCTGGACTGGCAGCAGGCGCGGGGCCTCGAGATCCTGGCCGAGCACGAGGAACCGCTGCCGGGATGGCTGCTCACGCAGTCGGACGTCGGCTCGGCGCACGTCGTCGACCTGCTGCAGCGGGCGGGCTTCGAGCCCCGGCGGTACTGGCTGGAACTGCGCCGCGACCTCGCGGAGCCGATCCCCGAGGCGCCCCTCGAGGCCGGCCTGCGCATCGTGGACTACTCGCCCGCGGTCGCCGAGCCGGTGCGACTGGCGAAGAACGAGGCCTTCCGCGACCACTGGGGGAGCCAGCCGATGTCGGCCGACGACTGGGCGGCACGCGACGAGCTGCCCATCGCCCGCCACGACCTCTCGTTCGTCGTGCTCGACGGCGACGAGGTCGCCGGGTTCCTCCTGACCACGGTGAACGCGGAGGAGAGCGAGCAGCTCGGGTTCCCCTTCGGATACGTCGAGCTGGTGGGCACGAGGGCGGCGTACCGGGGGAGGGGTGTCGCCCGAGCGCTGCTCGTGCACGCGCTGGCCGCCTTCCGGGAGGCGGGGCTCGAGCAGGCCGTGCTCGACGTCGACTCCGAGAGCCCGACGGGCGCCGTGGGGCTCTACGCCTCCGTCGGCTTCCGGGAGGCGAACCGCTCGCTGAGCCTCGTCAGGGAGTGGTGA
- a CDS encoding GNAT family N-acetyltransferase: MSTEIRHEAAEHRYALYLDGELSGVADYIAADGKVYMTHTEVFPAKRQNGLGGMLVQAALDDIRLTGAGTVVPQCSFVGHYIRTHPDYEELLAS, translated from the coding sequence ATGAGTACTGAGATCCGCCATGAAGCCGCCGAGCACCGCTACGCGCTCTACCTCGACGGCGAGCTGTCCGGGGTGGCCGACTACATCGCCGCCGACGGCAAGGTCTACATGACCCACACCGAGGTGTTCCCCGCCAAGCGACAGAACGGCCTCGGCGGGATGCTCGTGCAGGCCGCCCTCGACGACATCCGCCTCACGGGTGCCGGCACCGTGGTGCCGCAGTGCTCGTTCGTCGGGCACTACATCCGCACCCACCCCGACTACGAGGAGCTCCTCGCGAGCTGA
- a CDS encoding DNA-methyltransferase, giving the protein MDVLPGMADGTFTVIYLDPPFNTGRPQRRSTTTNVRVAADSPSARGRVIGFKGQAYDRIRGDLMRYDDHFEDYWGFLEPRLLEAWRLLADDGTLYLHLDYREAHYAKVLLDALFGRESFLNEIIWAYDYGAKSKNRWPTKHDTILVYVKSPTGYHFDSAAVDREPYMAPGLVTPERAALGKLPTDVWWHTIVSPTGREKTGYPTQKPEGVLRRMIQASSRPGDRVLDFFAGSGTTGAVAAALGRHYVLVDANPEAIAVMRARLPDAEVRTVASPVASTSASPVASTSASPVDSAVASTPDPAEPAE; this is encoded by the coding sequence ATGGACGTGCTCCCCGGCATGGCCGACGGGACGTTCACCGTCATCTACCTCGATCCGCCGTTCAACACCGGCCGGCCGCAGCGACGGAGCACGACGACGAACGTCCGGGTCGCCGCAGACTCGCCCAGCGCTCGAGGGCGGGTTATCGGGTTCAAGGGCCAGGCCTACGACCGCATCCGCGGCGACCTCATGCGGTACGACGACCACTTCGAGGACTACTGGGGCTTCCTCGAACCGCGCCTGCTGGAGGCCTGGCGGCTCCTCGCCGACGACGGCACGCTCTACCTCCACCTCGACTACCGCGAGGCGCACTACGCGAAGGTGCTGCTGGACGCCCTGTTCGGGCGCGAGTCGTTCCTCAACGAGATCATCTGGGCGTACGACTACGGGGCGAAGTCGAAGAACCGCTGGCCCACGAAGCACGACACGATCCTCGTCTACGTGAAGTCGCCGACCGGCTACCACTTCGACTCCGCCGCCGTCGATCGCGAGCCCTACATGGCGCCCGGCCTCGTCACGCCCGAGCGGGCGGCCCTCGGGAAGCTGCCCACGGACGTGTGGTGGCACACGATCGTGTCTCCGACGGGCCGCGAGAAGACGGGGTACCCCACGCAGAAGCCGGAGGGCGTGCTGCGCCGGATGATCCAGGCGTCGTCGCGCCCCGGCGACCGCGTGCTCGACTTCTTCGCCGGGAGCGGGACCACCGGCGCCGTCGCGGCGGCGCTCGGCCGCCACTACGTGCTCGTCGACGCCAACCCGGAGGCGATCGCCGTGATGCGCGCGCGGCTGCCCGACGCCGAGGTCCGCACCGTCGCCTCGCCCGTCGCCTCCACTTCCGCCTCGCCGGTCGCCTCCACTTCCGCCTCGCCCGTCGACTCGGCCGTCGCCTCGACACCGGATCCGGCGGAGCCCGCCGAATAG
- a CDS encoding HAD-IA family hydrolase, which translates to MSDEYRIRGLLFDCDGVLVDSLASAGRAWGAWAARWAPHFDYHTQMVHGRRAGDTVRELVAAEDAERAELELEQDEIREAVGTEALPGARELTSSLELPWAVVTSGTRDLATARLTSAGIALPAVLIAAQDVTRGKPDPEPYATGAGRIGVPAAECVVFEDAMSGIKAARAAGVGVVIGVGPDALGHGADAVVPDLSAVSVVDGVLSLSARLDGALPARP; encoded by the coding sequence ATGAGTGACGAGTACCGCATCCGTGGCCTGCTGTTCGACTGCGACGGGGTGCTCGTCGACTCCCTCGCCTCCGCGGGGCGCGCGTGGGGCGCCTGGGCGGCGCGGTGGGCGCCGCACTTCGACTACCACACGCAGATGGTCCACGGCCGTCGGGCGGGGGACACGGTCCGCGAGCTCGTCGCCGCGGAGGACGCCGAGCGGGCCGAGCTCGAACTCGAGCAGGACGAGATCCGGGAGGCGGTCGGCACGGAGGCGCTGCCGGGCGCCCGCGAGCTGACCTCGTCGCTCGAGCTGCCGTGGGCGGTGGTGACGTCGGGGACGCGGGACCTGGCGACGGCGCGTCTGACCTCGGCGGGCATCGCCCTCCCGGCCGTGCTGATCGCGGCACAGGACGTGACCCGCGGCAAGCCGGACCCGGAGCCCTACGCGACCGGGGCCGGACGGATCGGCGTCCCCGCCGCGGAGTGCGTCGTCTTCGAGGACGCGATGTCGGGCATCAAGGCGGCGAGGGCCGCCGGCGTCGGCGTGGTGATCGGCGTGGGCCCCGACGCACTCGGCCACGGAGCGGATGCGGTCGTCCCCGACCTCAGCGCGGTGTCCGTCGTCGACGGGGTCCTCTCGCTGAGCGCGCGGCTCGATGGAGCGCTCCCCGCGCGTCCGTGA
- a CDS encoding ArnT family glycosyltransferase: protein MTTSTLGSGVPDAAGAPSTAASRLVLRRILRPWPLGLGALTALSAFAYLWALQLGQRSEYYAAIALSMSQSWANLLFGSVDPAGTVSLDKIPGSYWVPALFVRLFGFSTWSVNAPNALATVAAVLLAAFTARRIARGFGLEGGATLAGLLAGSAVAATPILAAVARSNQPESFFVLALALAAWAATKAVERASARWLVGAGAFIALAFQMYMLEAWAVWPALAAGYLVTRKSWWRKIRDLAVAGAVSLVLSLTWIAVVALIPASSRPYVGGTYSNDPFEMVFGYNGLGRFSATADSSDYRSFTPPFSGEAGVLRLFNVEVAGQVAWLIPVALLAIVVLLVLRMRLPVVVFLGGWLVTFLAMFSAVAGMHQFYTASLALPMGLLVGLAFAVARSRRVLWAQLAMIGVAALTAVLVGLAYPGYLLWVVIVQGVLALVAGALLVVGARRRARARGWVSVIAGAALLLTPAAWSLDAMNHENSINPVAGAQSAMGGMGGGFAGMGGGFGGFPGGGGSSGAGGFGGFPGRGPGAAAGNGQPGGGGSSVPGGSDAGGRDGGPARDGASSDGMGAAGAGRSGSEDAVLAYVQANRGSASYLLATFGAQSAAGYITATDGDSVLPIGGFSGSDPAPTLDTFEQLVSSGQLRFVLMSSDGGFGGGGGFGGAGSTSSSDSEVSAIREWVTQNCTAVDGITDLYSCSAG, encoded by the coding sequence GTGACGACATCCACCCTCGGATCCGGCGTACCCGACGCGGCCGGTGCTCCCTCGACCGCAGCGAGCCGACTCGTCCTCCGCAGGATCCTGCGCCCGTGGCCGCTGGGCCTGGGCGCCCTGACCGCCCTCAGCGCCTTCGCCTACCTGTGGGCGCTCCAGCTCGGCCAGCGCTCGGAGTACTACGCGGCCATCGCGCTGTCGATGAGCCAGAGCTGGGCGAACCTCCTCTTCGGATCGGTCGACCCGGCGGGCACGGTCTCGCTGGACAAGATCCCCGGGTCGTACTGGGTGCCCGCCCTCTTCGTGCGCCTCTTCGGCTTCTCCACCTGGTCCGTGAACGCGCCCAACGCGCTGGCGACCGTCGCCGCCGTCCTGCTCGCCGCGTTCACCGCCCGCCGCATCGCCCGGGGCTTCGGGCTCGAGGGAGGGGCGACCCTCGCCGGGCTCCTCGCCGGATCCGCCGTCGCGGCCACGCCCATCCTCGCCGCCGTCGCCCGATCGAACCAGCCGGAGTCCTTCTTCGTCCTCGCGCTCGCCCTCGCCGCGTGGGCGGCGACGAAGGCGGTCGAACGGGCGTCCGCGCGCTGGCTGGTGGGGGCGGGGGCGTTCATCGCCCTGGCGTTCCAGATGTACATGCTCGAGGCATGGGCGGTCTGGCCGGCCCTCGCCGCCGGATACCTCGTCACTCGGAAGTCCTGGTGGCGGAAGATCCGGGACCTGGCGGTGGCGGGGGCGGTCAGCCTCGTGCTGTCGCTGACCTGGATCGCCGTCGTCGCGTTGATCCCCGCCTCCTCGCGCCCGTACGTGGGAGGGACCTACTCGAACGACCCGTTCGAGATGGTGTTCGGCTACAACGGGCTCGGGCGGTTCTCGGCCACCGCCGACTCGAGTGACTACCGCTCGTTCACTCCGCCCTTCTCGGGGGAGGCGGGGGTCCTGCGTCTGTTCAACGTCGAGGTTGCCGGGCAGGTGGCGTGGCTCATCCCGGTCGCGCTCCTCGCGATCGTGGTACTGCTCGTCCTGCGGATGCGGCTGCCCGTGGTGGTGTTCCTCGGTGGATGGCTCGTCACGTTCCTCGCGATGTTCTCCGCTGTCGCCGGGATGCACCAGTTCTACACGGCGTCACTCGCCCTCCCGATGGGCCTCCTGGTGGGTCTCGCGTTCGCGGTCGCGCGGTCTCGGAGGGTCCTGTGGGCGCAGCTCGCGATGATCGGCGTCGCCGCGCTCACCGCCGTGCTCGTGGGGCTGGCGTATCCGGGGTACCTGCTCTGGGTCGTGATCGTGCAGGGCGTGCTCGCGCTGGTCGCGGGGGCGCTCCTCGTGGTGGGAGCGCGGCGCCGGGCACGTGCGCGTGGGTGGGTCTCCGTGATCGCCGGTGCCGCACTGCTCCTCACCCCCGCGGCGTGGTCGCTGGATGCGATGAACCACGAGAACTCCATCAACCCCGTCGCCGGCGCGCAGTCCGCGATGGGTGGGATGGGTGGCGGCTTCGCGGGGATGGGCGGTGGCTTCGGTGGGTTCCCCGGTGGCGGTGGGTCCTCCGGTGCGGGTGGGTTCGGCGGGTTCCCCGGTCGGGGTCCCGGCGCTGCGGCGGGGAACGGGCAGCCCGGCGGGGGCGGGTCGAGTGTGCCAGGCGGGTCGGACGCGGGCGGTCGGGATGGCGGGCCGGCCAGGGACGGTGCCTCGTCGGACGGGATGGGGGCGGCCGGCGCAGGGCGGTCGGGCTCAGAGGATGCGGTGCTGGCCTACGTGCAGGCGAACCGCGGATCGGCGTCGTACCTGCTCGCGACGTTCGGAGCGCAGAGCGCGGCGGGCTACATCACGGCCACGGACGGTGACTCGGTGCTGCCGATCGGCGGCTTCAGCGGCTCGGACCCGGCACCCACGCTGGACACGTTCGAGCAGCTCGTCTCCTCGGGTCAGCTGCGGTTCGTGCTCATGTCGTCGGACGGGGGCTTCGGCGGTGGCGGCGGCTTCGGCGGTGCTGGGTCCACGTCGTCGTCGGACTCGGAGGTCTCCGCCATCCGCGAGTGGGTGACCCAGAACTGCACCGCGGTAGACGGCATCACCGACCTCTACTCCTGCTCCGCGGGCTGA
- a CDS encoding LacI family DNA-binding transcriptional regulator, which yields MTPQQPTLEMVAAEAGVSRSTVSRVVNGSPKVTPEAVAAVEAAIARLDYVPNRVARSLARSRTDVIALLVPEPSSTVFADPFFASIVRGVSTALSETDYTLSLLIASEQQAAKTRRFLLGGNVDGALVVSHHAGDDSYLHLGSTVPLVFGGRPVHPSAADAHYVDVDNVAAARLATAHLLSLGRRRIATIAGRQDMPAGLDRLAGWRAAGGDPALVEVGDFSLESGAAAMERLLERAGDEGIDGVFAANDQMAAGALGVLHAHGLRVPDDVALVGFDDDPYATTTTPQLTTVHQPSAALGEMLATTLVSLIDGDDVPRAQYAPTSLIRRASA from the coding sequence ATGACCCCGCAGCAGCCCACCCTCGAGATGGTGGCTGCGGAGGCGGGCGTCTCGCGCTCGACCGTCTCCCGCGTGGTCAACGGCTCGCCGAAGGTGACCCCGGAGGCGGTGGCCGCCGTCGAGGCGGCGATCGCCCGCCTCGACTACGTGCCCAACCGGGTCGCGCGGTCGCTGGCGCGCTCCCGCACCGACGTCATCGCGCTGCTGGTGCCCGAGCCGTCGTCCACCGTGTTCGCCGACCCGTTCTTCGCCTCCATCGTGCGCGGGGTGTCGACGGCGTTGAGCGAGACCGACTACACGCTGTCGCTGCTCATCGCATCGGAGCAGCAGGCCGCCAAGACGCGGCGCTTCCTGCTCGGCGGCAACGTCGACGGCGCCCTCGTCGTGTCGCACCACGCGGGCGATGACTCGTACCTGCACCTGGGGTCGACGGTGCCGCTCGTCTTCGGCGGCCGCCCCGTGCATCCGTCGGCGGCGGATGCGCACTACGTCGACGTCGACAACGTCGCCGCAGCGCGGCTCGCCACCGCGCATCTGCTGAGCCTCGGCCGCCGGCGCATCGCCACGATCGCCGGGCGCCAGGACATGCCCGCGGGCCTCGATCGCCTCGCGGGCTGGCGCGCCGCCGGCGGCGACCCCGCCCTGGTGGAGGTGGGCGACTTCTCGCTCGAGTCCGGGGCGGCGGCGATGGAGCGGCTGCTCGAACGCGCGGGCGACGAGGGCATCGACGGCGTCTTCGCGGCGAACGATCAGATGGCCGCGGGCGCCTTGGGAGTGCTGCACGCGCACGGACTCCGCGTGCCGGACGACGTGGCCCTCGTCGGCTTCGACGACGACCCGTACGCCACCACCACGACGCCGCAGCTCACCACGGTGCACCAGCCCTCGGCAGCGCTCGGCGAGATGCTCGCCACCACGCTCGTGTCGCTCATCGACGGCGACGACGTCCCCCGGGCCCAGTACGCCCCCACCTCCCTCATCCGCCGCGCCTCCGCCTGA